A stretch of Leptospira perdikensis DNA encodes these proteins:
- a CDS encoding LB_053 family protein yields MIKYITVFLLSSASAFALPKEMVLESDIYVGDTVHYQIELTDTNESNLDLPEGDIYEDDTIPSYKIFNIKKEKSKLKASILFFKPGDYVIPITWDRENEKTKSTLSIKVKSQLLGFENDIEDIEPPIEFSGPYFFRLFIIILITAINIYLLYALYIYWKSKPKVIDALWEKQPTLEETTKRLRAIETYLQSEPIHEKELVFKISEYLKEVYSQKLKRTLLGKTDSEFLAELFDRTHIEDSVLRDLRLYFKNTKYDNNRTEINKDRANSIWEKIKKDFEL; encoded by the coding sequence ATGATTAAATACATCACGGTATTCCTATTATCCTCAGCTTCGGCATTCGCCTTGCCAAAAGAGATGGTTTTAGAATCAGATATTTATGTCGGAGATACCGTACATTACCAAATCGAGTTAACAGATACCAACGAATCCAACCTAGATTTGCCAGAAGGAGATATCTACGAAGATGACACTATACCATCTTACAAAATCTTCAACATTAAGAAAGAAAAATCAAAACTAAAAGCATCTATTCTTTTTTTCAAACCAGGCGATTATGTAATCCCTATTACTTGGGATAGAGAAAATGAAAAAACAAAATCGACCTTATCTATCAAAGTTAAATCTCAACTACTTGGTTTTGAAAATGATATAGAGGATATAGAACCACCTATCGAATTCTCTGGACCTTATTTTTTTCGTTTATTCATCATCATACTAATCACAGCAATCAATATATACTTATTGTATGCACTATACATTTATTGGAAATCAAAACCAAAAGTTATCGACGCCCTTTGGGAAAAACAACCAACATTAGAAGAAACAACCAAACGCCTTCGCGCAATAGAAACCTATTTACAATCGGAACCAATCCACGAGAAGGAATTGGTCTTTAAAATTAGTGAGTACCTCAAAGAAGTATATTCACAAAAGTTAAAGCGAACCCTACTAGGAAAAACCGATTCGGAATTTCTAGCGGAGTTGTTTGACAGAACTCATATCGAAGACTCTGTCCTTCGTGACCTACGACTTTATTTCAAAAACACGAAATATGACAACAACAGAACCGAAATAAACAAAGATAGAGCAAATTCTATCTGGGAAAAAATCAAAAAGGATTTTGAACTATAA